A genome region from Cucumis sativus cultivar 9930 chromosome 4, Cucumber_9930_V3, whole genome shotgun sequence includes the following:
- the LOC101221638 gene encoding myb family transcription factor PHL5 isoform X2 yields the protein MNAYGIDSKQEIQQNHGLITDYYSQNFRAEQPRRMGACAHLSAMDEVESSQHLNSCPSKPSSTIINLFESPASAFFATEQCMGIPPIQFQSGSSSFNSLSTIFQSSAENFSLDSAEQSGVDSEFSNTLQSVVKSQLCKRSFNGLPKGSFVEHKVFDGSSDTIKKHYSVPFKDQIPSFCSTSPRFSCLGGSIGPGSSSSSFSGNGFTTKTRIRWTQDLHEKFVDCVNRLGGAEKATPKAILKLMDSEGLTIFHVKSHLQKYRIAKYMPESAERRCDRRNCMNEVTELDAKTAMQIKDALQLQLDVQRRLHDQLEIQRKLQLQIEEQGKQLKMMFDQQQETNKCFFRTTTTDGLFNKPTPNNSNVLGYIDNPPIPTTVPAVDNIRNAQFPSKIS from the exons ATGAACGCTTACGGAATTGATTCCAAGCAAGAAATTCAACAAAATCATGGACTGATTACTGATTATTACTCTCAAAATTTCAGGGCAGAGCAGCCCAGGAGGATGGGAGCTTGTGCTCATCTATCCGCCATGGATGAAGTTGAATCATCACAACACCTAAATTCATGTCCGTCTAAACCCAGTTCCACTATCATCAATCTCTTCGAATCACCCGCTTCCGCTTTTTTCGCAACGGAGCAATGTATGGGGATTCCTCCGATTCAATTCCAGTCTGGTTCTTCGTCTTTCAATTCGCTTTCGACGATTTTTCAGTCCTCCGCCGAGAATTTCTCTCTTGATTCGGCGGAGCAAAGTGGTGTAGACTCTGAATTCAGTAACACCTTGCAATCGGTTGTGAAATCTCAACTCTGTAAGAGAAGCTTCAATGGGTTACCGAAGGGTAGTTTCGTTGAACACAAGGTGTTTGATGGAAGTTCCGATACAATCAAGAAGCATTATTCAGTTCCTTTCAAAGACCAAATA CCAAGTTTTTGTTCGACTTCTCCAAGATTCTCTTGCTTGGGTGGTTCTATTGGGCCAGGAagttcttcatcttccttcaGTGGGAATGGATTCACAACCAAAACGAGAATCAGATGGACACAAGATCTCCATGAGAAATTTGTTGATTGTGTTAATCGTCTTGGTGGTGCAGAGA AAGCAACGCCTAAAGCAATATTGAAGTTGATGGATTCTGAAGGATTGACCATATTCCATGTGAAGAGTCATTTGCAG AAATATCGGATAGCAAAATACATGCCAGAATCTGCAGAAA GGAGGTGTGATAGAAGGAACTGCATGAATGAAGTTACAGAACTCGATGCCAAAAC TGCCATGCAAATTAAAGATGCCTTGCAACTGCAGTTAGATGTTCAGAGGCGTCTACATGATCAATTAGAG ATACAAAGGAAGCTGCAGTTGCAAATTGAAGAACAAGGGAAACAACTCAAGATGATGTTTGATCAACAACAAGAAACTAACAAATGCTTCTTCAGAACAACTACAACTGATGGGTTATTCAACAAACCAACTCCTAATAACAGTAACGTATTGGGCTATATCGACAATCCTCCGATCCCGACGACAGTGCCTGCAGTCGACAATATCCGAAATGCTCAATTCCCATCCAAGATAAGTTAG
- the LOC101221638 gene encoding myb family transcription factor PHL5 isoform X1, whose product MNAYGIDSKQEIQQNHGLITDYYSQNFRAEQPRRMGACAHLSAMDEVESSQHLNSCPSKPSSTIINLFESPASAFFATEQCMGIPPIQFQSGSSSFNSLSTIFQSSAENFSLDSAEQSGVDSEFSNTLQSVVKSQLCKRSFNGLPKGSFVEHKVFDGSSDTIKKHYSVPFKDQIGCYNSIAQPSFCSTSPRFSCLGGSIGPGSSSSSFSGNGFTTKTRIRWTQDLHEKFVDCVNRLGGAEKATPKAILKLMDSEGLTIFHVKSHLQKYRIAKYMPESAERRCDRRNCMNEVTELDAKTAMQIKDALQLQLDVQRRLHDQLEIQRKLQLQIEEQGKQLKMMFDQQQETNKCFFRTTTTDGLFNKPTPNNSNVLGYIDNPPIPTTVPAVDNIRNAQFPSKIS is encoded by the exons ATGAACGCTTACGGAATTGATTCCAAGCAAGAAATTCAACAAAATCATGGACTGATTACTGATTATTACTCTCAAAATTTCAGGGCAGAGCAGCCCAGGAGGATGGGAGCTTGTGCTCATCTATCCGCCATGGATGAAGTTGAATCATCACAACACCTAAATTCATGTCCGTCTAAACCCAGTTCCACTATCATCAATCTCTTCGAATCACCCGCTTCCGCTTTTTTCGCAACGGAGCAATGTATGGGGATTCCTCCGATTCAATTCCAGTCTGGTTCTTCGTCTTTCAATTCGCTTTCGACGATTTTTCAGTCCTCCGCCGAGAATTTCTCTCTTGATTCGGCGGAGCAAAGTGGTGTAGACTCTGAATTCAGTAACACCTTGCAATCGGTTGTGAAATCTCAACTCTGTAAGAGAAGCTTCAATGGGTTACCGAAGGGTAGTTTCGTTGAACACAAGGTGTTTGATGGAAGTTCCGATACAATCAAGAAGCATTATTCAGTTCCTTTCAAAGACCAAATA GGTTGTTATAATTCAATTGCACAGCCAAGTTTTTGTTCGACTTCTCCAAGATTCTCTTGCTTGGGTGGTTCTATTGGGCCAGGAagttcttcatcttccttcaGTGGGAATGGATTCACAACCAAAACGAGAATCAGATGGACACAAGATCTCCATGAGAAATTTGTTGATTGTGTTAATCGTCTTGGTGGTGCAGAGA AAGCAACGCCTAAAGCAATATTGAAGTTGATGGATTCTGAAGGATTGACCATATTCCATGTGAAGAGTCATTTGCAG AAATATCGGATAGCAAAATACATGCCAGAATCTGCAGAAA GGAGGTGTGATAGAAGGAACTGCATGAATGAAGTTACAGAACTCGATGCCAAAAC TGCCATGCAAATTAAAGATGCCTTGCAACTGCAGTTAGATGTTCAGAGGCGTCTACATGATCAATTAGAG ATACAAAGGAAGCTGCAGTTGCAAATTGAAGAACAAGGGAAACAACTCAAGATGATGTTTGATCAACAACAAGAAACTAACAAATGCTTCTTCAGAACAACTACAACTGATGGGTTATTCAACAAACCAACTCCTAATAACAGTAACGTATTGGGCTATATCGACAATCCTCCGATCCCGACGACAGTGCCTGCAGTCGACAATATCCGAAATGCTCAATTCCCATCCAAGATAAGTTAG